One Lysinibacillus sp. OF-1 DNA segment encodes these proteins:
- a CDS encoding 4'-phosphopantetheinyl transferase family protein: MYHSKLTAFISNEKKNRLQKFHYKEDYKRGLLGDILARYLISTNFNIAPCTIEFANNSYGKPFIKNLPNAFFNVSHSGNYVFCGVSNTEIGVDIEKHHLLDLNLAQHIFSSEEYKDLITLSDKDQLDYFFKLWTLKEAYIKYLGIGLSTPLQSFSFKIMDGTIHFHGNHCDILSFLSTHLEGQYSLACCSTEAIEANAIELLSLQTIITSFNNKMVYES; encoded by the coding sequence ATGTACCATTCGAAACTTACAGCTTTTATTTCCAATGAGAAAAAAAATAGACTTCAAAAATTTCACTATAAAGAAGACTACAAGCGAGGGCTATTAGGGGATATATTAGCTAGATATTTAATTTCAACAAATTTTAATATAGCCCCCTGTACTATTGAATTTGCTAATAATTCGTATGGCAAACCTTTTATTAAAAATTTACCAAATGCCTTTTTCAATGTTTCTCATTCAGGAAATTATGTTTTTTGTGGTGTCAGTAATACAGAAATTGGCGTTGACATTGAAAAGCATCATTTATTGGATCTCAATCTTGCCCAGCATATATTCTCCTCTGAGGAATATAAGGATCTCATCACGTTATCGGACAAGGATCAATTAGATTATTTTTTTAAGCTTTGGACATTAAAGGAAGCCTACATCAAATACTTAGGCATTGGCTTATCAACGCCACTTCAATCTTTTTCTTTTAAAATAATGGATGGCACTATTCATTTCCATGGTAACCATTGTGACATTCTTTCTTTTTTATCCACCCATCTCGAAGGACAATATTCGCTTGCTTGCTGCTCTACTGAAGCTATTGAAGCAAATGCTATTGAATTATTATCTTTACAGACTATCATCACCTCTTTCAACAATAAGATGGTTTATGAATCTTGA
- a CDS encoding helix-turn-helix transcriptional regulator gives MTLQHFEPLLLKNGFSQDDQKSKYNAIGTTFTIDPALGNGYYWIYHAKDMFSILIHDFYFFEDHRLELTMPELLTITYYESISGEELHPYQPLKSGYIRSYWSKGEKYSAIIHKNIPVQSIGIEFTATFCDQFLAYKYGEKYVNPRQALTTLKATSTFSEMVILLRQIAAYRGSDLTSALFYEGKVYEALALIMERALSDKTCHCSQISKEDIHHIEHVAAHIENYYTLQLTLDHLTKISCMGATKLKKLFKEVYHCTITEYIQKQRVHQAEKLLAHTELPINEIARKVGYQSAGRFSELFKRYLDLTPKEYRQQLSKG, from the coding sequence ATGACTTTACAACATTTTGAACCTCTATTATTAAAAAATGGATTTTCACAAGATGATCAGAAGAGTAAATATAACGCCATAGGAACTACTTTCACAATTGATCCAGCTTTAGGTAACGGGTATTATTGGATATATCATGCCAAAGATATGTTTTCTATTCTTATTCATGATTTTTATTTTTTTGAGGATCATCGATTAGAATTAACGATGCCTGAGCTACTAACAATCACATACTACGAATCTATTTCAGGCGAGGAGCTTCATCCTTATCAACCATTAAAGTCTGGCTATATAAGAAGCTATTGGAGCAAAGGTGAAAAATATAGTGCTATTATTCATAAAAATATTCCAGTACAATCAATTGGCATTGAGTTTACTGCTACATTTTGTGATCAATTTTTAGCATATAAATATGGTGAAAAATATGTGAATCCACGACAAGCGTTAACAACATTAAAAGCGACATCTACTTTTTCAGAGATGGTTATTCTCCTTCGACAAATAGCTGCTTATCGAGGTTCCGACCTAACTTCTGCCCTTTTTTATGAAGGAAAAGTATATGAAGCATTGGCTCTCATTATGGAACGAGCCCTTTCTGATAAAACATGTCATTGCTCACAAATTTCTAAAGAAGATATTCACCATATTGAGCATGTAGCCGCTCATATCGAAAATTACTATACGCTTCAACTAACATTAGATCATTTAACGAAAATTTCATGTATGGGTGCTACAAAATTAAAAAAGCTATTTAAAGAAGTGTATCATTGTACAATTACTGAATATATCCAAAAGCAACGAGTCCATCAGGCTGAGAAACTACTAGCTCATACAGAGCTTCCTATTAATGAGATTGCTCGGAAAGTAGGCTATCAAAGTGCCGGAAGGTTTTCAGAACTATTTAAACGTTATCTAGACCTCACACCTAAAGAATATAGACAGCAATTATCGAAAGGCTAA
- a CDS encoding dUTP diphosphatase: protein MNLQQLFTMQQELDDFIEQTQNIQQDVFQEKGLALMVELAELANETRCFKFWSTKGPSAREVILEEYVDSIHFILSLGLLKGYTSIEKWPVVEENRDLTAIFLETQSAILTFIQQPTKERYLAIWQCYGVLAYNLSFTFEDVVGAYIEKNQENYQRQRSGY from the coding sequence ATGAATTTACAACAATTGTTTACAATGCAACAAGAGCTGGATGATTTTATCGAGCAAACACAAAATATTCAGCAAGATGTGTTTCAGGAAAAGGGCTTAGCCTTAATGGTAGAGTTAGCAGAGCTTGCGAATGAAACGCGCTGCTTTAAGTTTTGGAGCACAAAGGGGCCTTCAGCACGTGAGGTTATTTTAGAAGAATATGTGGATTCTATTCACTTTATCTTATCGCTTGGCTTATTAAAGGGCTATACATCGATTGAAAAGTGGCCTGTGGTAGAAGAAAATCGAGATTTAACAGCCATTTTTTTAGAGACACAAAGTGCTATTTTAACATTTATTCAGCAACCTACCAAGGAGCGCTACTTAGCCATTTGGCAATGCTACGGGGTACTCGCGTATAACCTCAGTTTTACATTTGAGGACGTGGTTGGCGCTTATATTGAGAAAAACCAAGAAAATTACCAGCGTCAGCGTTCAGGATATTAA
- a CDS encoding DUF1294 domain-containing protein, translating to MGQALLAYMSIVSIVLLILMGMDKSRAKKHEWRIAERTLFTLAIAGGAGGGVLGMYLFRHKTRHNRFAFGFPLLAAIQIFIIVQLWS from the coding sequence ATGGGACAAGCATTATTAGCGTATATGAGCATTGTATCGATTGTGCTGCTCATTTTAATGGGTATGGATAAATCACGTGCTAAAAAACATGAATGGCGTATTGCGGAGCGCACGTTGTTTACGCTTGCCATAGCAGGAGGGGCAGGAGGTGGCGTGCTAGGTATGTATTTATTCCGCCATAAAACACGCCACAATCGTTTTGCATTTGGTTTTCCACTATTAGCAGCCATTCAAATTTTTATCATTGTACAATTGTGGTCATAA
- a CDS encoding thiol-activated cytolysin family protein encodes MVIQKVIKFLLCLSLSLCIINYPSISFAETLDMNTSSEKSISDIDTGIANLNYNNKEVLAVNGDKVDSFVPKEGINSNNKFIVVERNKKSLTTSPVDISIIDSMANRTYPGALQLANRAFVDNQPSLLVAKRKPLNISIDLPGMKRENTITVDNPTYGNVSGAVDELVSTWSEKYSTTHTLPARLQYSESMVYSKSQIASALNVNAQVLDNSLGIDFNAIANGEKKVMVAAYKQIFYTVSAELPNNPSDLFDDSVHFEELTRKGVSNDAPPVMVSNVAYGRTIYVKLETSSKSKDVQAAFKALLKNVNTNVETSAQYKDIFEESSFTAVVLGGDSQKHNQIVSKDFNDIRGIIKDNAEFSLKNPAYPISYTSVFLKDHSIAAVHNNTDYIETTSTEYSKGKIILDHYGAYVAQFEVAWDEFSYDENGNEVLTHKTWDGNWKDKTAHFSTVIPLPANSKNIRIYARECTGLAWEWWRTVIDEYNVPMSNEIKVSIGGTTLYPTGSIN; translated from the coding sequence TTGGTAATTCAAAAAGTAATCAAGTTTTTATTATGTTTATCTCTTAGTTTATGTATCATAAATTATCCTAGTATTTCTTTTGCTGAAACACTTGATATGAATACATCTAGTGAAAAAAGCATATCTGACATTGATACAGGTATAGCAAACTTGAACTACAATAACAAGGAAGTATTAGCAGTGAATGGTGACAAGGTTGATAGCTTTGTTCCAAAAGAAGGTATTAACTCAAATAATAAATTTATAGTGGTTGAACGTAATAAAAAATCACTTACAACTTCACCGGTGGATATTTCAATTATTGATTCTATGGCGAATCGTACATATCCAGGAGCATTACAACTTGCAAACCGAGCTTTTGTAGACAATCAACCTAGTTTATTGGTAGCTAAAAGAAAACCCCTAAATATTAGCATTGATTTACCTGGCATGAAAAGGGAAAATACTATAACGGTGGATAATCCAACATATGGTAATGTGTCTGGTGCAGTAGATGAGTTAGTATCTACTTGGAGTGAGAAATATTCCACAACACATACTTTACCTGCAAGACTACAATATTCTGAATCTATGGTTTATAGCAAATCTCAAATAGCGAGTGCTCTGAATGTCAACGCTCAAGTTCTTGACAATTCACTAGGGATTGACTTTAATGCGATTGCGAACGGCGAGAAAAAAGTGATGGTTGCAGCATACAAACAAATATTTTATACCGTAAGTGCTGAACTACCTAACAATCCATCAGACCTTTTTGATGATAGTGTCCATTTTGAAGAATTAACGCGTAAAGGGGTAAGTAATGATGCTCCTCCCGTTATGGTATCAAATGTAGCTTATGGTAGAACAATTTATGTGAAATTAGAAACAAGCTCTAAGAGCAAGGATGTACAAGCTGCTTTTAAAGCCTTACTGAAGAATGTCAATACGAATGTAGAAACTAGTGCACAGTACAAGGATATTTTTGAAGAAAGCTCCTTTACGGCTGTAGTATTAGGAGGAGATTCACAAAAGCATAATCAAATTGTCTCAAAGGACTTTAATGATATTCGAGGAATAATTAAAGATAATGCAGAATTTAGTCTTAAAAATCCAGCATATCCAATTTCGTATACAAGTGTTTTCTTAAAGGATCATTCAATTGCTGCTGTTCATAATAATACAGATTATATTGAGACGACATCTACAGAATATTCTAAAGGAAAGATCATCCTTGATCATTATGGTGCATATGTTGCTCAATTTGAAGTAGCCTGGGACGAATTTTCCTATGATGAAAATGGAAATGAAGTATTAACCCATAAAACTTGGGATGGAAATTGGAAGGACAAAACAGCTCATTTCTCTACAGTAATACCACTTCCTGCTAATTCAAAAAATATAAGAATTTATGCAAGAGAGTGTACAGGTCTTGCCTGGGAATGGTGGAGAACGGTTATTGATGAATATAATGTTCCAATGTCTAATGAAATCAAAGTCTCCATTGGAGGAACGACATTATACCCAACAGGTAGTATTAATTAA
- the rplT gene encoding 50S ribosomal protein L20: MPRVKGGTVTRKRRKKVLKLAKGYYGSKHTLYKVANQAVMKSGQYAYRDRRQKKRDFRKLWITRINAAARMNGLSYSRLMHGLKVAGIEVNRKMLADLAVTDAAAFTQLADAAKKAVAK; the protein is encoded by the coding sequence ATGCCACGCGTAAAAGGCGGAACAGTGACGCGCAAACGTCGTAAAAAAGTATTAAAATTAGCTAAAGGTTACTATGGTTCAAAACATACATTATATAAAGTTGCTAACCAAGCGGTAATGAAGTCAGGTCAATATGCATACCGTGACCGTCGTCAGAAAAAACGTGATTTCCGTAAATTATGGATCACTCGTATCAATGCAGCTGCTCGTATGAACGGTCTTTCTTACAGCCGTTTAATGCACGGTTTAAAAGTTGCTGGTATCGAAGTTAACCGTAAAATGTTAGCTGACCTTGCTGTAACAGATGCTGCAGCATTCACTCAACTAGCAGACGCTGCTAAAAAAGCAGTAGCTAAATAA
- a CDS encoding MptD family putative ECF transporter S component: protein MWAYFYVLLFIIIDNDNRYQLKVLIIVKITIERDCDVNMYTQTMQQKTLTMKDLITVGIFSALFFIFMMIGSAFFAPNPVLTFLMPAGAALLTGPIYLLMLAKVPKFGPILILGILIAIITFVTGMYWLWSLACIVLALLGEFIASIGKYKNNTINMMSYIVFSLHPMGSYIMLWFNQQAYKEYLVGQGTEQAYMDTMLTTAQNWMLPAMIIGTMLCALISGFLGKKLLKKQFEKSGVLA, encoded by the coding sequence GTGTGGGCATATTTTTATGTACTGTTATTCATTATAATAGATAATGATAATCGTTATCAATTAAAGGTGCTAATTATAGTAAAAATTACAATAGAAAGGGATTGTGATGTAAATATGTATACACAAACGATGCAACAAAAAACGCTTACGATGAAAGATTTAATAACAGTCGGTATTTTCTCAGCGCTTTTCTTTATATTTATGATGATTGGGTCAGCCTTTTTCGCACCCAACCCTGTATTGACTTTTTTAATGCCAGCGGGTGCAGCCCTATTAACGGGCCCTATTTATTTATTAATGCTAGCGAAAGTACCGAAATTTGGCCCAATACTAATTTTGGGGATATTGATAGCGATTATTACGTTCGTAACAGGAATGTACTGGTTATGGTCATTAGCATGTATAGTACTAGCTTTGCTAGGCGAATTCATTGCATCAATCGGCAAGTATAAAAATAATACGATTAATATGATGAGTTATATTGTTTTTTCACTTCATCCTATGGGGTCTTACATAATGCTATGGTTCAATCAACAAGCATATAAGGAGTATTTAGTAGGTCAAGGAACAGAACAAGCTTATATGGATACGATGCTAACAACGGCCCAAAACTGGATGCTACCAGCAATGATTATTGGTACAATGCTCTGCGCACTCATTAGTGGTTTTTTAGGGAAAAAATTATTGAAAAAACAGTTTGAGAAATCTGGGGTACTGGCATAG
- a CDS encoding ABC transporter ATP-binding protein, protein MLKIEQYSFHYTDEKSEGIENINFHVKRGQCILLCGKSGCGKTTIIRAINGLIPYFYFGQLKGQVMLNNLPVENRKMYELSEQVGTVFQNPRSQFFNVDTDSEIVFGMENMAYPKEMMEERMQEITLELRLEKLRRRNIFHLSGGEKQKIAFASVYAVAPDIFVLDEPSSNLDAAAIEELKEMIALLKRQGKTIIISEHRLYYLRDLIDTAIVLNKGQIVSTYTQKEFLQLSNQQLEQLGLRTLYLSNVQFQHRQQPAKHKVHELVVKDVTISHKKRNILENIHFAAKSGEIIAITGHNGAGKTTFARSLCGLHKITSGNIYFNKQKLTSKKQAQLSYLVMQDVNYQLFAETVEKECVFGVKNPDSNLVQQVLEEMDLLELTERHPNTLSGGQKQRLAVAASLISEKEILVFDEPTSGLDYDSMQKVASILKSLAEANKIVFVITHDLEFIATCCHRILRFEDGKKQDDYILNKENQQYTIDAFTLQQG, encoded by the coding sequence ATGTTGAAAATCGAGCAATATTCATTCCATTATACAGATGAGAAAAGTGAAGGTATCGAAAATATAAATTTTCACGTGAAAAGAGGACAGTGCATTTTATTATGTGGTAAAAGTGGCTGTGGGAAAACAACGATTATCAGAGCAATTAACGGTTTAATTCCTTATTTTTATTTCGGCCAACTTAAAGGGCAAGTGATGTTAAATAATCTACCTGTAGAAAATAGAAAGATGTATGAATTAAGTGAACAGGTAGGGACAGTTTTTCAAAATCCACGATCACAGTTTTTTAACGTTGATACAGATAGTGAGATTGTATTTGGAATGGAAAACATGGCATATCCAAAAGAAATGATGGAAGAAAGAATGCAAGAGATTACATTGGAACTTCGTTTAGAAAAGCTTCGTCGTCGTAATATTTTTCATTTATCAGGTGGTGAGAAGCAGAAGATTGCCTTTGCGAGTGTCTATGCTGTTGCACCAGATATTTTTGTGCTAGATGAGCCTTCGTCTAATTTAGATGCGGCTGCTATTGAAGAATTAAAGGAGATGATTGCCTTACTAAAAAGGCAAGGTAAGACGATTATTATATCTGAACATCGACTTTATTATTTAAGAGATTTAATTGATACTGCCATTGTGTTAAATAAGGGACAAATTGTATCAACTTATACACAAAAGGAATTTTTACAGCTTTCGAATCAACAGCTGGAACAATTGGGGCTACGCACGCTTTATTTAAGCAATGTACAGTTTCAACATCGACAGCAGCCTGCTAAACATAAAGTCCATGAACTTGTTGTGAAGGATGTTACGATTTCACATAAAAAGAGAAATATACTGGAAAATATACACTTTGCAGCCAAAAGCGGCGAAATTATTGCCATCACAGGACATAATGGGGCAGGGAAAACGACCTTTGCTAGATCGCTATGTGGTCTACATAAAATAACATCTGGAAATATTTATTTTAATAAACAAAAACTAACTTCGAAAAAACAAGCACAACTCTCCTATCTGGTGATGCAAGATGTTAATTATCAGTTATTTGCTGAAACAGTCGAAAAGGAATGTGTCTTTGGGGTGAAAAATCCTGATTCAAATTTAGTACAACAGGTATTGGAGGAGATGGATTTATTAGAGTTGACAGAACGACACCCTAATACATTATCAGGTGGACAAAAACAAAGGCTTGCAGTAGCGGCTAGTTTAATAAGTGAAAAGGAAATTTTAGTATTTGATGAACCGACAAGTGGACTAGATTATGACAGTATGCAAAAGGTGGCAAGTATTTTAAAAAGTTTAGCGGAGGCTAATAAAATTGTTTTTGTTATAACACATGACCTGGAATTTATAGCGACCTGCTGTCATCGTATTCTTCGTTTTGAAGATGGAAAGAAGCAAGACGATTATATACTGAATAAAGAAAATCAGCAGTATACAATTGATGCTTTCACTCTACAGCAAGGTTAG
- a CDS encoding energy-coupling factor transporter transmembrane component T, which produces MYEQSNVHMQVSTVKLDPRTKIYLLLLVNVAVFLSPSFQYELLLMVIIFSLCLLMGMLSFSIKMMLGYGFILGIHFISERFLSGTWELMFVSFAMFIRKIFPCVVMGGLLVGTTKINEFMTALGKLRLSKKVIIPLAVMLRYFPMIGEDWRYIKDAMKLRGISPSIIGFLTKPMQTVECIYVPLMMAASKIADELSAASIARGIENPKERSCFQHVHFQLSDSIVVFVLTFFVFGGLFIC; this is translated from the coding sequence ATGTATGAGCAGAGCAATGTGCATATGCAAGTTTCCACCGTCAAGCTTGATCCAAGAACAAAAATATACCTGCTACTGTTAGTGAATGTTGCGGTGTTTTTGTCACCTTCTTTTCAATACGAACTGCTATTAATGGTCATCATATTTAGTCTTTGTCTATTGATGGGTATGTTGTCATTTTCAATAAAAATGATGCTAGGATATGGATTTATTCTAGGTATTCACTTTATAAGTGAAAGATTTTTATCTGGTACATGGGAGCTAATGTTTGTCTCGTTTGCTATGTTTATTAGAAAAATTTTTCCATGTGTTGTCATGGGAGGGTTACTAGTTGGGACTACCAAAATCAATGAATTTATGACGGCCTTAGGAAAACTACGACTTTCAAAAAAAGTAATTATTCCATTAGCCGTCATGTTACGCTATTTTCCTATGATTGGGGAAGATTGGCGCTATATAAAGGATGCGATGAAATTAAGGGGCATTTCTCCCTCCATCATAGGCTTTCTAACAAAACCTATGCAAACGGTTGAATGCATATATGTTCCTTTAATGATGGCAGCATCCAAAATTGCTGATGAATTATCTGCTGCAAGTATAGCGAGGGGAATTGAAAACCCGAAAGAGCGCTCTTGCTTTCAACATGTACATTTTCAACTAAGCGATAGTATTGTCGTTTTTGTATTGACGTTTTTTGTATTTGGAGGGCTGTTCATATGTTGA
- a CDS encoding ABC transporter ATP-binding protein, protein MEKALQNKNPIFMLLSWAGKDKKYLYLSVLCSLISGLSTIVPYFVIYQIIEQVYHNTLTEALLIQNLLLLITSIIVRFGLFAISGTLSHKGAYRTLFKVRCQVTEHMAQVPLGSLNERNTGEIKTLLNEEIEKLELFLAHHLPELVFYMSGPIAVFIYLCTVNVPLALISFIPLIIAVAVMAIMFRGTNQMMDRAARSIANLNAIIIEYIQGMRLIKAFNMSSSSFQKFAKAVDDEFKTWKEISLKMGPPYASYIIIIECGLLLMVPIGGMWFLNGSLTGSVFILFAFVGSLYLTELRPLQELGMNFAQVLNAVKKCVTFLETPVFEQGQAFPKNYTIELKNVNYSYDGQKEHLKNVNLTIAENEKIAIVGASGSGKSTIVQLISRFNDVQQGEVLIGHQNVKAIEYEELLKNITIVFQKTFLTSGTVFENIVMGSSATLDEVREAAKKAQIDDFIISLPDGYDTKVGSFGIRFSGGEKQRIAIARAILKNAPILILDEATSAADPENQAEIDQAIAELCIGKTVIIIAHRLGMIKHCDRVAIVENETIQACGTHQDMLEECPSYKKVWQDYSKAREITYEL, encoded by the coding sequence ATGGAAAAAGCACTACAAAATAAAAATCCGATCTTCATGCTTCTTTCTTGGGCAGGAAAAGATAAAAAATATTTATATTTATCGGTTTTATGTTCTTTAATTAGTGGTCTTTCTACAATTGTACCTTATTTCGTTATTTATCAAATTATTGAGCAAGTCTATCACAATACCTTAACGGAAGCCTTATTAATTCAAAATTTATTACTTTTGATTACATCGATTATTGTTCGATTTGGGCTCTTTGCTATTTCTGGTACTCTTTCGCATAAAGGAGCCTATCGAACGTTATTTAAAGTGCGTTGTCAAGTAACAGAGCATATGGCACAAGTACCATTAGGCTCTTTAAATGAACGAAATACAGGGGAAATTAAAACATTATTAAATGAAGAAATCGAAAAATTAGAATTATTTTTAGCCCATCATTTACCAGAGCTCGTCTTTTATATGAGTGGTCCAATAGCTGTCTTTATCTATTTATGTACGGTAAATGTACCGTTAGCGCTTATTTCGTTTATTCCATTAATCATTGCAGTAGCAGTTATGGCCATCATGTTTCGTGGTACGAATCAAATGATGGATCGTGCAGCACGTTCTATAGCTAATTTAAATGCAATCATTATCGAATATATTCAAGGCATGCGTTTAATTAAGGCATTTAACATGAGCAGTTCATCTTTTCAAAAGTTTGCTAAAGCTGTAGATGATGAATTTAAGACATGGAAAGAAATATCTTTGAAAATGGGCCCACCATATGCGAGCTATATCATTATTATAGAGTGCGGTTTATTGCTAATGGTGCCCATAGGTGGCATGTGGTTCTTAAATGGTAGCTTAACAGGAAGTGTCTTTATTCTTTTTGCATTTGTAGGTTCATTGTATTTAACAGAACTACGCCCTCTACAAGAATTAGGCATGAACTTTGCACAAGTATTAAATGCTGTAAAGAAATGTGTAACTTTTTTAGAAACACCTGTTTTTGAACAAGGGCAAGCATTTCCAAAGAATTATACTATTGAATTGAAAAATGTTAACTACTCTTATGATGGGCAGAAAGAACATTTAAAAAATGTGAATCTAACGATTGCTGAAAATGAAAAAATAGCTATTGTCGGTGCTTCAGGTTCAGGGAAAAGTACAATTGTCCAGTTGATTTCACGCTTTAATGACGTTCAACAAGGGGAAGTGTTAATCGGTCATCAAAACGTGAAGGCTATTGAGTATGAGGAATTATTAAAAAATATAACGATAGTATTCCAAAAGACATTTTTAACGAGTGGGACCGTTTTCGAAAATATTGTTATGGGCTCTAGCGCCACACTTGATGAAGTAAGAGAAGCAGCAAAAAAGGCCCAAATTGATGATTTTATCATTTCATTACCAGATGGTTATGATACGAAGGTAGGGAGCTTTGGCATTAGATTTTCTGGTGGTGAAAAGCAGCGTATTGCGATTGCACGTGCCATTTTAAAAAATGCGCCTATACTAATATTGGATGAAGCCACATCCGCAGCCGACCCAGAAAATCAAGCCGAAATTGATCAGGCCATTGCTGAGCTTTGTATAGGTAAAACGGTTATTATCATTGCCCATCGTCTTGGAATGATTAAGCATTGTGATCGAGTGGCCATTGTCGAAAATGAAACAATTCAAGCGTGTGGAACACATCAAGATATGCTAGAAGAATGCCCTTCATATAAAAAAGTTTGGCAGGATTATAGCAAAGCTAGAGAAATTACGTATGAATTGTAA
- a CDS encoding M42 family metallopeptidase, with the protein MTQLDSTLQMFKDLTDANGIAGNERAPREVMKKYIAPYADTVETDNLGSVIAKKVGDENGPKIVVAGHLDEVGFMVTQIDDKGFIKFQTVGGWWSQVMLAQRVTITTRKGDEVIGVIGSKPPHILPADVRNKVVDIKDMFIDIGAASKDEVLEWGVRPGDMVTPYFEFNVMKNDKYLLAKAWDNRIGCAIAIDVMKALQNEKHPNILYSVGNVQEEVGLRGAKTATHKIQPDIGFAVDVGVAGDTPGVTAKESTSKMGAGPQIVVYDASMVSHRGLREFVLDVADEHNIPYQFEAMAGGGTDAGSIHVTANGVPALSIGIATRYIHSHAGILHRDDYDNAVKLMVEVIKKLDRDAVNKITFD; encoded by the coding sequence ATGACACAACTAGATTCAACATTACAAATGTTTAAAGATTTAACAGATGCGAATGGTATTGCAGGTAATGAGCGTGCACCTCGTGAGGTCATGAAAAAATACATTGCACCATATGCAGACACTGTAGAAACAGATAACTTAGGTAGTGTAATTGCTAAAAAAGTAGGCGATGAAAACGGTCCTAAAATTGTCGTAGCAGGACATTTAGATGAAGTAGGTTTCATGGTAACGCAAATCGATGACAAAGGCTTTATCAAATTCCAAACTGTAGGTGGCTGGTGGAGTCAAGTAATGCTTGCACAGCGTGTAACGATTACTACTCGCAAGGGTGATGAAGTGATTGGGGTTATTGGTTCAAAACCACCTCATATTTTACCTGCAGATGTACGTAATAAAGTAGTAGACATTAAAGATATGTTTATTGATATTGGTGCTGCTTCTAAAGATGAAGTACTTGAGTGGGGCGTGCGTCCTGGCGATATGGTAACACCATACTTTGAATTTAATGTTATGAAAAATGATAAGTATCTATTAGCAAAAGCTTGGGATAACCGTATCGGTTGTGCTATTGCGATTGATGTTATGAAAGCGTTACAAAATGAAAAGCATCCTAACATTCTTTATTCAGTAGGGAATGTACAAGAAGAAGTGGGGCTTCGCGGTGCTAAAACAGCAACACATAAAATCCAACCAGATATTGGATTTGCAGTAGATGTAGGTGTAGCAGGAGACACGCCAGGTGTTACAGCTAAAGAATCAACTAGTAAGATGGGTGCTGGCCCACAAATCGTTGTGTATGATGCATCTATGGTATCACATCGTGGCTTACGTGAATTCGTATTAGATGTAGCAGATGAGCACAATATTCCATATCAATTTGAAGCGATGGCTGGCGGTGGGACAGACGCTGGCTCCATCCACGTAACAGCAAATGGCGTACCAGCACTATCCATCGGTATTGCGACACGCTACATCCATTCACATGCAGGTATCCTACATCGTGATGATTATGATAACGCTGTTAAATTAATGGTAGAAGTTATTAAAAAATTAGACCGTGATGCAGTCAATAAAATTACATTTGATTGA
- the rpmI gene encoding 50S ribosomal protein L35, whose amino-acid sequence MPKMKTHRGAAKRFKKTGSGKLKYDRAYGSHLFANKSTKQKRHLRKANIVSSGDFKRIKSLLVYMK is encoded by the coding sequence ATGCCAAAAATGAAAACTCACCGTGGAGCTGCGAAACGTTTCAAAAAAACGGGTTCAGGTAAATTAAAATATGACCGTGCTTATGGAAGCCACTTATTCGCAAACAAATCTACGAAACAAAAACGTCACTTACGTAAAGCAAACATCGTTTCATCTGGTGACTTCAAACGCATCAAATCTTTACTTGTTTACATGAAATAA